In Ancylomarina subtilis, the sequence TGGGCTAAGTACGATTATGCTTATATGTTTAAGTATTCGGAACGCCCTGGTACATATGCTTATAAAAACTTAAAGGATAATATTCCTGAGGATGTTAAATCGAAGCGATTGGATGAGATGATTGCTTTACAAAGACAACTATCTTTAGAAAGTAATCAGCGTGATTTGGGTAAAACCTTTGAGATTCTAATTGAGGGTGTTTCTAAAAAATCAGATCAGGAGTTATATGGACGCAGTTCACAGAATAAGGCTTTTATTTTACCCAAGAAAAATTTTAAAGTTGGCGATTTTGTAAAAGTTAAAGCGGTGAGTTGCAACTCTGCAACTATGATTGGCGAGATTGTGGAATAAGTATTTTCTATATCCGGAATATATAAAAAGAGGCTGTCAGTTTTAACTGGCAGCCTCTTCTATTTGCTGTAGGTATTTGCTTAAGCAAGTAATGATTTTACTTTATCGGCAATGGTTTTTCCATCGGCACGTCCGGCTAATTCTTTCGATGCCATTCCTACAACCTTACCCATATCTTTTATTGAGCTTGCACCCGTTTTTTCAATTAAACCTTTAATAATTTCAGTCAGTTCTTCATCTGTGATTTGTGCAGGAAGATAAGCTTCAATATAAGCCATTTCTTTTAGCTCAACATCTGCTAGTTCCTGACGGCCACCCGTGATATATGTATCAGCGGAGTCTTTCCTTTGTTTAGCAAGTTTTTGTACAATTTTTAAAGCATCTGCATCAGCAATTTCAGTACTACCTGTTTTTGTCATTTCAAGAGTGAAAGCTGTTTTTACAGCTCTTAGAGCCTGAAGCTTTTCCTTATCTTTGGCTTTCATTGCAGCCTTTATATCGCCGTTTACTTGTTCTAATAATGTCATGATATATCAGATTATTGCATAAGGTCGAGTTTGGAAAAACCGAACTTATACAGATTTGTTATTAATTATCGAAATCATCTAAATCGAAATGAACCACATTCGATGTTCTTGGCGGTTCTGTTCGATGCAAGTTAATTTGCTTGCGTTTGTATGCAGGAATATCTTCGTTTTCTTGGATTTCAGCTTCGTTCATCATGCTGGCATCAAGTTTTTCGTTAAGCTTCTTTTCTGGCTCTGGTACAGGATCAAGTTCCAGCTGCAGTTTCTGTGTCTCTGTGACTTTAGCCGGGCCTTTCCCTCCTTTAAAAGCGTTGGGTTTACTAGCAGTTACAGTTTGTGGTTTGGCTTGATAATCTTCGGACTCTTCATGATCGAAACCTGTTGCAATAATGGTTACAGAAACCTTATTACCCAAACTTTCATCCTGACCGGTACCCCAGATGATATTACCACTATCACCTACTGCTTCATAAACATAGTCTGTAATTTCACCCACTTCGTCCATCGTTACCTCTTCGGTACCTGATGTAATGTTTAGTAGGATTGATTTAGCCCCACGGACATCGTTGTTGTCTAGTAGAGGAGAGGTTAATGCCTCACGAATAGCTGTGACTGCACGACCTTCGCCTTCAGCACTTGCTGATCCCATTACAGCCACACCACTGTCAGTCATCACGGTTTTAACATCTTCGAAGTCAACATTGATATAACCATGCAGTGTGATAATTTCAGCAATTCCTTTTGCTGCTGTAGCTAAAACATCATCGGCTTTTGAGAATGCTGTTGATAATTTTAGATCACCATATATTTCAGAAAGTTTAGCGTTGTCAATTACCAGAAGTGAATCAACACTTTCTTTCAGTTTTCTAATTCCTTCGATAGCCTGGTTGATACGTTGTCTTCCTTCGAATCGAAAAGGAATGGTAACAATACCAACTGTTAGGATATTCATATCTTTTGCTGCTTTGGCTATGATTGGTGCAGCACCGGTACCCGTACCACCGCCCATACCAGCTGTGATGAATACCATTTTGGTATTATCAGCCAATACTTCGCTGACATCGTCTAAGTTTTCAATAGCTGATTGCTCTCCTTTTTCAGGCTTGTTACCAGCACCTCGTCCTTCGGTTAAAGATTCGCCAAGTTGAATTTTTTTCGGCACGCTACTTTTTGCTAATGCCTGTGCATCGGTATTGCAGATAACAAAATCAACATCTTTAATGCCCTGCTGATACATGTAGTTTACAGCATTGCCACCACCACCACCAACTCCAATTACTTTAATAATTGAAGATTCGTCTTCTACTAAGCCAAAGTCCATTAATTCCTCGCTCATTAATCTATTGTATTTATCCTGGTTGGATATGTAATTGTAAAATAATAGTACCTCGCATTTTTGCGTTGCGAATTTAACGCTTAATTAGTTATGCCTTGACCTTCCGGATCAATTTTCTAAATGAAATTTTGCAGGACGAACTAATTATGACTTCATTGTAAGTTTACATTGAAGTATCTTCTGTATCGAATAGAGAACCTAAAGTATCTTTAAACCAACCGGATTTCTTCTCCTTCTTTTCTTTTTCTGCTTCGGGTGCAACAAAGGAGTCATTCGATTTTTTTGAGGCCTGTTTTTCTTTAAAATTATCAACCGTTTCCTCTTCCTCAATCACTTCTGTTTGACTCGAATTTTTTATTCTTGAGTTTGTATTTTTTCTTTTTGAGTGATTGGCTTCAGCTTCAAGCATCTCCGGGTTTTCAATAATCAGTTCGAGCTGAGGAGCCTTATTTTGCTCATGCTGTCGAGGCTGAATATTTAGTTCAGGAATCGGATTGTCCGAGAATCCCGTAGCTATAATGGTTACACTTAACTCATCCTGACAGGATTCACTATAACCATTTCCCCAAATAATATTCACATCATTCCCAACAACTGCTTGAACATATTCGGTGATTTCAGTTACTTCCATCATGGTTGCTTCCTCTTTCCCTGAAATGATATTAAGCAGAATATTACGGGCACCGTAAATATTGTTGCTGTTTAATAATGGTGAATTCAGCGCCTGCTTAATTGCTTTAATAGCTCTGTCTTCACCTGCTATGCTAGCCGATCCCATTATGGCAACACCCGAGTTACGCATCACGGTTTCAACATCGGCAAAGTCGACATTAACATAGCCATGAACTGTAATGATTTCAGCAATAGATTTGGCGGCTATAGACAAAACACTGTCGGCCTGTGCAAAAGCTTCGGAGAGTTTTAAGTCCCCAAACATACTTCTGAGTTTCTCATTGTTGATAATCAATAAGGCATCGACATGTTTTTCTAAATTTTCGATCCCCTCAAGAGCTTGCTGAACCCGGCGTTTCCCTTCAAATAAAAACGGAATGGTAACAATGCCAACGGTAAGGATATCTCTTTCCTTAGCCAGCTCAGCAATAACAGGTGCTGCACCAGTACCTGTACCACCACCCATACCAGAAGTGATGAAAACCATTTTGGTTTTTTCACCCAAAATCTTATTAACTTCTTCGATGCTTTCTATAGCCGATTGTCGACCCTTCTCAGGTTTATTTCCTGCGCCTCGACCTTCGGTTAAGCTTTTCCCCAATTGTATTTTAAAAGGAATGGGGCTGTCAATTAAAGCCTGTGAATCGGTATTGCAAATCACAAAACCGACATCCTTAATACCTTCCTTATACATGTGATTGACAGCGTTACTTCCACCGCCTCCTACACCAATAACTTTGATCATTGATTCTTCTTTTTCTTCGAAATCAACAGGTAGTAAATCGTCAATCATAACTTAGGGTTTATTGTGTTTTTTAATAAAATACAAATAAATGAAATTAGAATTTGATAGTGATATCCAGGGGAATTCATAATCCACACTAATTTGTTTTTTCAGATTCTCATATTAATTATCAAAAAGGGTTTCAAAGAATTGCTTTAAACCTCTTTTTCTTGTTTTAGTAGTTGTTTGGTTCGCTACACCATCGCTGGGTTTGTGTTGAAGTTTGTTTAAACCATTCAATAGCAAACCAATACTGGTTGCGTACATTGGAAGGTTTATCGCTTCGTCAACCTTAATCATAGATGACGCATTAGGGTAACCAATTCGAACATCTAAACCTAACGTTTCCTTGGTTAAGATATCCAGATTTTTCAGCATTGCACCCCCACCGGTAAGGACAATTCCTGCACCGAGTTTATCGCCATAAGGTGTCATATCAATCTGGTATTTCACGCGATCCAAAATCTCTTCCATGCGACACTGTATGATTTGTGCGACGGTTTTAAATGCAATCTCTTTAGGATCCCAACCTCCGGTTTGCGGAATATTGACCACCTTGTCGCTATCAGCTAATTGCTCAACAGCCTCACCAAATTGAATCTTTAGAGCTTCAGCCTGTTTCAGCAATAAATGGCAACCTTCTTTGATATCCTTTGTTACCACATCGCCACCAAATGGAATAACGGCGGTGTGACGAAGAACACCATCAAAATAAAGTGTAATATCTGTTGTTCCGCCACCTATATCAACCAATACAACTCCAGCCTCTTTTTCTTCCTGAGTTAATACAGCAAGAGAAGATGCCAAAGGTTCCAGAACGAGTTCTTCTATATCAATATCAACAGCTTTTACACAATTTTCGATATTTCTGGCTGAAGCCGTTCTTCCAATAATGATATTAAAATTACCATCAAGTC encodes:
- the ftsA gene encoding cell division protein FtsA encodes the protein MINTNEIIAAIDIGTTKIVAIAGKVTSNGELQILGLEKTKSTGVVKGVIQNINQTIEAIREVVDKLQKNTNLRIDKAYVGIAGQHIRSLKNRQFKYIQNGSEIITQEDIDTILKENFRIPIQVGEQILHVIPQDYVVDKDKGITNPLGMAGRRLDGNFNIIIGRTASARNIENCVKAVDIDIEELVLEPLASSLAVLTQEEKEAGVVLVDIGGGTTDITLYFDGVLRHTAVIPFGGDVVTKDIKEGCHLLLKQAEALKIQFGEAVEQLADSDKVVNIPQTGGWDPKEIAFKTVAQIIQCRMEEILDRVKYQIDMTPYGDKLGAGIVLTGGGAMLKNLDILTKETLGLDVRIGYPNASSMIKVDEAINLPMYATSIGLLLNGLNKLQHKPSDGVANQTTTKTRKRGLKQFFETLFDN
- the ftsZ gene encoding cell division protein FtsZ — translated: MIDDLLPVDFEEKEESMIKVIGVGGGGSNAVNHMYKEGIKDVGFVICNTDSQALIDSPIPFKIQLGKSLTEGRGAGNKPEKGRQSAIESIEEVNKILGEKTKMVFITSGMGGGTGTGAAPVIAELAKERDILTVGIVTIPFLFEGKRRVQQALEGIENLEKHVDALLIINNEKLRSMFGDLKLSEAFAQADSVLSIAAKSIAEIITVHGYVNVDFADVETVMRNSGVAIMGSASIAGEDRAIKAIKQALNSPLLNSNNIYGARNILLNIISGKEEATMMEVTEITEYVQAVVGNDVNIIWGNGYSESCQDELSVTIIATGFSDNPIPELNIQPRQHEQNKAPQLELIIENPEMLEAEANHSKRKNTNSRIKNSSQTEVIEEEETVDNFKEKQASKKSNDSFVAPEAEKEKKEKKSGWFKDTLGSLFDTEDTSM
- the ftsZ gene encoding cell division protein FtsZ; the protein is MSEELMDFGLVEDESSIIKVIGVGGGGGNAVNYMYQQGIKDVDFVICNTDAQALAKSSVPKKIQLGESLTEGRGAGNKPEKGEQSAIENLDDVSEVLADNTKMVFITAGMGGGTGTGAAPIIAKAAKDMNILTVGIVTIPFRFEGRQRINQAIEGIRKLKESVDSLLVIDNAKLSEIYGDLKLSTAFSKADDVLATAAKGIAEIITLHGYINVDFEDVKTVMTDSGVAVMGSASAEGEGRAVTAIREALTSPLLDNNDVRGAKSILLNITSGTEEVTMDEVGEITDYVYEAVGDSGNIIWGTGQDESLGNKVSVTIIATGFDHEESEDYQAKPQTVTASKPNAFKGGKGPAKVTETQKLQLELDPVPEPEKKLNEKLDASMMNEAEIQENEDIPAYKRKQINLHRTEPPRTSNVVHFDLDDFDN
- a CDS encoding GatB/YqeY domain-containing protein is translated as MTLLEQVNGDIKAAMKAKDKEKLQALRAVKTAFTLEMTKTGSTEIADADALKIVQKLAKQRKDSADTYITGGRQELADVELKEMAYIEAYLPAQITDEELTEIIKGLIEKTGASSIKDMGKVVGMASKELAGRADGKTIADKVKSLLA